The following coding sequences lie in one Megalodesulfovibrio gigas DSM 1382 = ATCC 19364 genomic window:
- a CDS encoding ATP-binding protein encodes MATFKARARALDMLGRQQIAGIPTAISELFKNAHDAYADRVEADYYRTDGLFVLRDNGLGMTEEEFVQRWLTLGTESKITSKNMAKPPVDPSKPYRRLLGEKGVGRLAIAIIGPQVLVLTRAKRDGMLQDTVAAFIHWGLFECAGVDLDQIEIPVRTFSGGVLPNAADLQSMVRLFEDNLARLRNVMDDKVHDRILSDLRQFDLDPSEVDTYLPDMSLTGNGHGTHFFIKPASDMLAADIEDDGGDRPSNLVKLLGGFSNTMTPGHTPPVIKPAFRDHKTDDLSDDLIEEGKFFTPEEFRNADHQIAGRFDEYGQFRGSVSVYGQPFHDHIVSWQGGHGFPTRCGPFRIQVAVVQGESRASTLQLEDWNAMCSKMDRFGGLYIYRDGIRVLPYGNNDFDFLDIEKNRTKKASYYYFSFRRMFGVVEIDSTANGGLTEKAGREGFRENAAYREFKSILKNFFVQLAADFFREESPETRYYDTKMEYDRQDKLRKNREKQVGAKRRKLTEELATFFDRYDAAEPRNRVDAVLDQLRRELDYAASLDDPAEAARVFLDLEEQAKKGIAELDARYKVARPRGVGLPKNLTRDWENYVNAVGELQETLLIPARKRIDELVGEHAARARLMLDRRLQLERSLKLLSNETQSKTARERKATHESLDTVSKGVVEAARSSTKRVKRTLDEVFAEFAALDMTDLPASEAMATRDRLETALQTTRDSELNFLQTIREQLEAIDLSGEGGSLDQMEAVEQRAIALEEQADVDLQLTQLGMAIEVINHEFDANIRAIRANVRRLKSWADVNPDLQDLYAGIRNSFEHLDGYLTLFTPLHRRLYRKEIVIRGRDIAKFIADLFSARFERHKVTLESTDAFLNLEIKGYPSTFYPVFVNLADNAIYWLKDRPMRHITLDVREGRILVADTGPGIPERDRTSVFELGFSRKPGGRGMGLYISREALSRADYDLAIANTNAGTTFTIAPKEEQQS; translated from the coding sequence ATGGCGACATTTAAGGCCCGCGCTCGGGCCTTGGACATGTTAGGACGCCAACAGATCGCGGGCATCCCCACGGCTATTAGTGAGCTCTTCAAAAATGCGCACGACGCATACGCAGATCGGGTGGAGGCGGACTACTATCGAACCGATGGACTGTTCGTCCTGAGGGACAACGGTCTGGGCATGACCGAGGAGGAGTTCGTCCAGCGCTGGCTGACGCTGGGCACGGAGAGCAAGATCACCTCCAAGAACATGGCAAAACCGCCCGTGGACCCGTCCAAGCCATACCGGCGATTGCTTGGTGAAAAGGGCGTGGGGCGTTTGGCCATCGCCATCATTGGTCCCCAGGTGCTGGTGCTGACCCGCGCCAAACGGGATGGAATGCTACAGGACACTGTGGCTGCCTTCATCCATTGGGGGTTGTTTGAATGCGCGGGGGTGGATCTGGACCAGATCGAAATTCCCGTCCGTACTTTTTCGGGGGGCGTCCTGCCGAACGCCGCCGACCTTCAGTCCATGGTACGCCTCTTCGAGGACAACCTCGCACGGCTACGAAACGTCATGGACGACAAGGTGCATGACCGAATTCTGTCCGATCTCCGGCAGTTCGACCTGGACCCCTCAGAAGTGGACACTTACCTGCCGGACATGAGCCTTACCGGCAACGGACACGGCACGCATTTTTTCATCAAACCAGCTTCGGACATGCTGGCTGCAGATATCGAGGATGACGGGGGCGACCGCCCGTCGAACCTCGTAAAGCTGCTTGGTGGCTTTTCCAACACCATGACGCCGGGGCACACGCCGCCGGTCATCAAACCTGCCTTTCGCGACCACAAGACCGACGATCTGTCCGACGACCTCATTGAGGAAGGCAAGTTCTTTACGCCCGAAGAATTCCGCAACGCCGACCACCAAATCGCGGGTCGGTTCGACGAATACGGCCAATTTCGGGGCTCTGTTTCCGTCTATGGTCAACCATTCCATGACCATATCGTATCCTGGCAGGGCGGTCACGGATTCCCGACGCGATGCGGCCCCTTCCGTATTCAGGTGGCCGTTGTACAGGGGGAGTCGCGGGCTTCGACATTGCAATTAGAAGACTGGAACGCCATGTGCTCCAAGATGGATCGTTTCGGCGGCCTGTACATCTATCGTGACGGCATCCGCGTTCTCCCCTATGGCAACAACGATTTTGACTTTCTGGACATCGAGAAAAACAGAACCAAGAAAGCCAGCTACTATTACTTCTCCTTTCGGCGCATGTTCGGTGTGGTGGAGATCGACAGCACGGCCAACGGAGGATTGACAGAAAAGGCCGGCCGTGAAGGGTTTCGCGAGAATGCAGCCTATCGGGAGTTTAAATCCATCCTCAAGAATTTTTTTGTCCAACTGGCAGCCGATTTTTTCCGGGAAGAATCGCCGGAGACCAGATACTACGACACCAAGATGGAGTACGACAGACAGGACAAATTACGAAAGAATAGGGAAAAGCAGGTCGGCGCTAAAAGACGCAAACTGACAGAAGAGTTGGCTACGTTTTTCGACCGATACGATGCAGCCGAACCACGCAACAGAGTCGACGCGGTACTTGACCAGCTCAGGCGCGAACTGGACTATGCGGCCTCATTGGACGATCCAGCTGAAGCGGCGAGGGTGTTCCTCGATCTGGAGGAACAGGCCAAAAAGGGCATTGCGGAGTTGGATGCCCGCTACAAAGTGGCCCGGCCGCGCGGCGTCGGACTGCCGAAAAACCTGACCAGAGATTGGGAGAATTACGTCAACGCCGTCGGGGAACTGCAAGAAACCCTTTTGATACCAGCCCGGAAGCGAATTGACGAACTCGTCGGCGAACATGCTGCCCGAGCCAGACTCATGCTGGATCGCCGCTTGCAACTCGAACGATCGCTGAAGTTGTTGTCCAACGAGACCCAATCCAAGACCGCTCGCGAGCGCAAGGCCACCCACGAAAGCCTGGACACGGTGTCCAAGGGCGTGGTCGAGGCCGCACGGTCCAGCACCAAGCGCGTCAAGCGGACCCTGGATGAAGTGTTCGCCGAATTCGCCGCCTTGGATATGACTGACTTGCCTGCGTCCGAAGCCATGGCTACTCGCGACCGTCTTGAAACGGCGCTGCAGACTACACGTGATAGCGAACTTAATTTCCTGCAGACTATCCGTGAGCAGTTGGAGGCCATCGACCTCAGTGGTGAGGGTGGTTCACTGGACCAAATGGAGGCCGTGGAGCAACGGGCCATCGCCTTGGAGGAGCAGGCGGATGTCGATCTGCAACTTACACAGTTGGGCATGGCCATCGAGGTCATCAACCATGAGTTTGACGCGAACATCCGGGCAATCCGAGCCAATGTCCGCCGCCTCAAGTCCTGGGCGGATGTGAATCCAGACCTTCAGGACTTGTATGCCGGGATCAGGAACAGCTTTGAACATCTGGACGGATACCTTACCCTTTTCACGCCGTTGCATCGCCGGCTCTACCGAAAGGAAATTGTTATCCGGGGTCGCGACATCGCAAAATTCATAGCAGACCTGTTCTCCGCGCGGTTCGAAAGGCACAAGGTCACGCTGGAATCCACGGATGCATTCCTAAATTTGGAAATCAAGGGATATCCTTCGACGTTCTACCCTGTGTTCGTCAATCTTGCGGATAACGCCATCTATTGGCTCAAGGATCGTCCAATGCGCCACATCACGCTGGACGTGCGTGAAGGTCGCATCTTGGTCGCCGATACCGGCCCCGGTATTCCTGAACGGGACCGAACCTCGGTGTTTGAACTCGGATTCTCCCGAAAGCCCGGAGGACGGGGGATGGGCTTGTACATTTCTCGTGAGGCTCTGTCTCGAGCGGATTACGATCTGGCTATCGCCAACACAAATGCCGGCACCACGTTCACCATCGCACCAAAAGAGGAACAGCAATCATGA
- a CDS encoding response regulator receiver domain translates to MTDFAALSKDVLAGFLQTVVVIDDQAYDVQNEKTAIPLKSPSRGQAKADDSSEDAARTQVAHSLDTSQLVSAFACKGLVCAVIAPQKDEPVEQRLGSVVDRCDIVIIDWQMFNDDGKQTLSLIKHLCEGDCGNRLRLLCVYSGEPDLEKISDQITGKKFGFTCHDNNKLLLRKDHVIVTILGKSVVPVERLADELFNCFSIFTRGLLSNAVLAALTGIRRNTHRIIQKFDSSLDQAYISHRILSVPVDNSESEILSVICSELESAIHQSPKIPYINSGAIQAWMKSDARKNFNYDELNVNPNFAPQALEKLIEFGINHSDHSHDNVYQSICSKVRSKKFVKESKMTLILGGKKPKDEDRRFAILSTLETRYEDYVPKLTLGSIVHDGERYLLCILPRCDSARVPTKGRNFLFIQLVDKSPPQIDIIVKDNNNLVDLGISMHPYDTIIIRFAASTAGQPVKAVEKDGSWVFKIKSEDDNVETVRWVADVKPQVAQAFANEYASKVSRVGVNKSQWLHQLANKE, encoded by the coding sequence ATGACCGATTTTGCCGCATTGTCGAAAGACGTTTTGGCCGGCTTCCTCCAGACTGTCGTAGTTATCGATGACCAGGCGTATGATGTTCAAAACGAAAAAACTGCCATTCCTCTCAAATCACCTTCACGTGGCCAGGCGAAGGCGGACGATTCCTCCGAAGACGCGGCCAGGACCCAAGTCGCGCATTCGCTTGATACATCTCAGCTTGTGAGCGCGTTTGCATGTAAGGGGCTGGTTTGCGCCGTCATCGCGCCGCAAAAGGACGAGCCTGTCGAGCAGCGCTTGGGTAGTGTGGTGGATCGCTGTGACATCGTCATCATTGATTGGCAAATGTTCAACGACGATGGCAAGCAGACCCTTTCGCTTATCAAGCATCTCTGCGAGGGAGACTGCGGGAATCGGCTGCGCCTGCTATGCGTCTACAGTGGCGAGCCCGATCTCGAGAAAATATCGGACCAAATTACTGGAAAAAAATTTGGATTTACTTGCCACGACAACAATAAACTCCTTTTACGAAAGGATCATGTTATCGTGACGATTCTGGGGAAATCTGTCGTACCCGTCGAACGCCTTGCAGACGAGCTATTTAATTGTTTTTCGATTTTTACAAGGGGATTGCTCTCGAACGCGGTGTTGGCGGCTTTGACTGGTATCCGACGCAACACACACCGCATCATCCAGAAATTTGATTCATCACTGGACCAAGCTTATATTTCGCACCGTATTTTATCAGTTCCTGTTGATAATTCTGAGAGTGAAATATTATCAGTTATATGTTCTGAGCTGGAATCTGCAATCCATCAATCACCAAAAATTCCTTACATCAATAGCGGCGCTATACAGGCGTGGATGAAGTCAGATGCAAGAAAAAATTTCAATTATGATGAGTTAAACGTCAACCCAAATTTCGCTCCTCAAGCCCTGGAGAAACTGATAGAGTTTGGCATAAACCATAGCGACCATTCTCACGATAATGTATATCAAAGTATTTGTTCCAAAGTACGTAGCAAAAAATTTGTAAAAGAATCTAAGATGACATTAATCCTGGGCGGAAAAAAACCTAAGGATGAAGATCGGCGATTCGCCATCCTATCTACACTTGAGACACGCTATGAGGATTACGTGCCGAAACTTACTTTGGGTTCGATCGTACATGATGGGGAACGCTACCTCCTGTGCATCCTACCACGATGCGACAGTGCCAGAGTCCCAACGAAAGGACGTAATTTCTTATTTATCCAGCTTGTCGATAAATCTCCACCACAAATTGATATCATTGTAAAAGACAACAATAACTTAGTTGATCTCGGCATAAGCATGCACCCGTATGACACCATTATTATCAGGTTTGCTGCATCAACTGCCGGTCAGCCGGTTAAGGCTGTCGAAAAAGACGGAAGCTGGGTGTTCAAAATTAAGAGCGAGGACGACAATGTTGAAACCGTGCGTTGGGTGGCAGACGTTAAGCCCCAGGTCGCCCAGGCTTTCGCCAATGAATACGCGTCCAAGGTCAGTCGTGTCGGTGTAAACAAATCCCAATGGCTTCATCAATTGGCCAATAAAGAATGA
- a CDS encoding integrase core domain-containing protein: MAKRYGVSESAALLRWAAMKSLGSALIVPGKPWHNGTVDSWTGKNHENCLSIEWFHSGAEAMTIIEGWRRHYNTVRPHSSLCNLTPTAYKETATGQNRSATLK; this comes from the coding sequence GTGGCCAAACGATACGGCGTCAGTGAGTCCGCCGCGCTGCTGCGTTGGGCGGCAATGAAATCCCTCGGCTCGGCATTGATTGTTCCTGGCAAGCCATGGCATAATGGCACCGTCGATAGTTGGACTGGCAAGAATCACGAAAATTGCCTATCTATTGAGTGGTTTCACAGCGGGGCAGAGGCGATGACAATCATTGAGGGATGGCGGCGGCACTACAACACCGTGCGCCCGCACTCCAGCCTGTGCAACTTGACCCCGACGGCCTACAAAGAGACCGCGACGGGCCAAAACCGGAGCGCGACTCTCAAGTAA
- a CDS encoding very short patch repair endonuclease: protein MQGGNGHDTANGPDHGDHRHDQESQGQGRARTDVLTREQRRRCMAAIKGKNTRPERMLRQRLWRMGYRYRIGHGLPGRPDIVFPSRRVVVFVDGCFWHRCPEHYRPPKTNQPFWEAKIQRNVDRDALINAQLAVAGWQVIRVWEHELRQDAEAVAARIAAVLEREATCRPSSDH from the coding sequence ATGCAGGGCGGTAACGGCCATGACACCGCGAACGGTCCTGATCATGGCGACCATCGCCACGATCAGGAGAGCCAAGGCCAGGGCCGCGCCCGGACGGATGTCCTGACCCGGGAACAGCGCCGGCGCTGCATGGCCGCCATCAAAGGGAAAAACACCAGGCCGGAGCGCATGCTCCGGCAACGCCTCTGGCGCATGGGCTACCGCTACCGCATCGGGCACGGTCTGCCGGGGAGGCCGGACATCGTCTTCCCCTCGCGCCGGGTGGTTGTTTTTGTGGATGGCTGCTTCTGGCACCGTTGCCCGGAACACTACAGGCCGCCCAAAACGAACCAGCCGTTCTGGGAGGCCAAAATCCAGCGCAATGTCGACCGTGACGCTCTGATCAATGCGCAGCTCGCCGTAGCGGGCTGGCAGGTCATCCGCGTCTGGGAGCACGAGCTGCGGCAGGATGCCGAAGCGGTCGCCGCCCGGATTGCGGCTGTGTTGGAGCGGGAGGCGACCTGCCGGCCTTCTTCGGACCACTGA
- a CDS encoding protein NO VEIN domain-containing protein, translating to MAGKIALKQLTRSDLTFFQHQHEVLQAGHQKSINLNQDVFVGALFPALPDTPEGRSGYLGMDLVLLGPGIHTALRLQRKIVKRSTYKNWRLNGELVPKAAAGARFDPLQPGDFVVFDFSGNVFPTAARLLFVAAAVPEDATLHGILAERLGSRKMIPLDSSELGSLIDAAALPDSHPALEFTLGEAIEDAALGGVAGVERLFRRRSGTTMDQEALQRARLRAEAVGREGEALIDGWLALQARQGVIRSHRWVSDLNAVAPYDFSVEDAAGNTIRLDVKSTAGPFERTLHISMAELQEMADAGRRYDLYRVYALEAGTARLRIAEDMAGFADSLLHTFSELPEGVTPDGVSISPAVLLFGPEIEIRLPEDEED from the coding sequence GTGGCCGGTAAAATCGCCTTGAAACAGCTGACCCGCTCGGACCTCACCTTTTTCCAGCACCAGCATGAGGTCCTCCAGGCCGGGCATCAGAAGTCCATCAATCTGAACCAGGATGTGTTTGTCGGAGCGCTGTTCCCCGCGCTGCCGGATACGCCGGAGGGGCGGTCTGGATACCTGGGCATGGACCTGGTACTGCTGGGGCCGGGGATCCATACTGCCCTGCGCCTCCAGCGCAAGATTGTCAAACGCAGCACCTACAAGAACTGGCGGCTCAACGGCGAGCTCGTCCCAAAAGCTGCCGCCGGGGCACGGTTTGACCCCCTGCAGCCCGGCGACTTTGTTGTTTTCGATTTCTCCGGCAATGTCTTCCCCACTGCCGCGCGCCTGCTGTTTGTCGCCGCAGCTGTGCCGGAAGACGCCACGCTTCATGGAATCCTTGCGGAGCGCCTGGGTTCCCGGAAAATGATTCCCCTGGACTCTTCCGAACTGGGCAGCCTCATTGACGCCGCAGCGCTTCCGGATTCCCACCCGGCGCTTGAGTTCACCCTGGGTGAAGCCATTGAGGATGCCGCCCTGGGGGGCGTGGCAGGGGTGGAACGACTGTTCCGCCGCCGCTCCGGGACCACGATGGACCAGGAGGCCCTGCAGCGTGCCCGGCTCAGGGCGGAGGCCGTCGGGCGGGAGGGCGAGGCCCTGATCGACGGCTGGCTTGCCTTACAGGCCCGCCAGGGCGTGATCCGGAGTCACCGCTGGGTGTCGGACTTGAATGCCGTCGCCCCCTACGATTTCTCTGTGGAGGACGCGGCCGGGAACACGATCAGGCTGGACGTCAAATCAACTGCCGGCCCCTTTGAGCGGACGCTGCACATCTCCATGGCTGAGCTTCAGGAAATGGCCGATGCAGGCCGGCGGTACGATCTCTACCGGGTCTATGCCCTGGAAGCGGGGACGGCCAGGCTCAGGATTGCGGAGGACATGGCCGGGTTCGCAGATTCCCTGCTCCACACGTTTTCCGAACTTCCGGAAGGTGTCACCCCGGACGGGGTTTCCATCTCTCCGGCGGTGCTTCTGTTCGGCCCTGAGATTGAAATCCGCCTGCCAGAGGACGAAGAGGACTAA
- a CDS encoding DNA cytosine methyltransferase yields the protein MPFDVQKKIDRLNNGGAPRVLDLFAGCGGISLGFHAAGYALCAAIEMDPVAAASHALNFFPHHDEAGRNRHARSRDIVLTEPYPFLQELGFAEPEAAIDVIVGGPPCQAFARVGRAKLREVAEHPHAFIRDPRSDLYLRYLEYIRQLKPVALLVENVPDILNHGGHNIYEEMGEVLEDLGYTCRYTLLNAVHYGVPEMRERAFLIGYAAGVSAEVVFPAPTHRHVLPKGYEGSRQVALKYQPEAGCCGPDGQHSRLVATPQGGPELPPAITAWEALQDLPPIRDHLEGRLKKGPRRFDRLCPYDETRPVTEYGRRMRTWPGFENSLGVYDHVIRYLPRDYAIFARMQAGDQYPQAYRHALALFDEKLAALQAKGQAPAEGSHEYTSLRDATVPPYDPGKFPNKWRKMEADQPARTLMAHLGKDSYSHIHYDSSQARTISVREAARLQSFPDGFRFVGPMNPGFRQIGNAVPPLMARALADVMLSTLRGHGGR from the coding sequence ATGCCCTTTGACGTCCAGAAAAAGATCGACAGGCTGAATAACGGCGGGGCTCCGCGGGTGCTGGACCTCTTTGCCGGCTGCGGCGGCATCTCCCTGGGGTTCCATGCCGCCGGGTACGCGCTCTGCGCCGCCATCGAGATGGACCCTGTGGCCGCGGCCTCCCATGCCCTGAACTTCTTCCCGCATCATGATGAGGCCGGACGAAACCGCCACGCCCGCAGCCGTGACATCGTCCTGACCGAGCCATATCCGTTCCTGCAGGAACTGGGCTTTGCCGAGCCGGAAGCCGCCATCGATGTTATTGTGGGCGGCCCTCCCTGCCAGGCGTTTGCCCGGGTGGGCCGCGCCAAGCTGCGTGAGGTGGCCGAGCACCCCCATGCTTTCATCAGGGATCCACGCAGCGACCTGTACCTGCGCTATCTGGAGTATATCCGGCAGCTGAAACCTGTCGCGCTGCTGGTGGAGAACGTGCCCGACATCCTCAACCACGGCGGACACAACATCTACGAGGAGATGGGCGAGGTCCTGGAGGACCTTGGCTATACCTGCAGGTACACCCTGCTCAACGCGGTCCATTACGGCGTGCCGGAGATGCGCGAGCGGGCGTTCCTGATCGGGTATGCGGCGGGGGTGTCCGCAGAGGTGGTCTTTCCCGCGCCAACCCACCGGCATGTGCTCCCAAAGGGCTATGAGGGCTCGCGGCAGGTGGCGCTCAAGTACCAGCCCGAGGCTGGTTGTTGCGGCCCCGATGGGCAACATTCACGGCTTGTCGCCACCCCGCAGGGCGGTCCGGAACTGCCGCCGGCCATTACGGCCTGGGAGGCGCTCCAGGACCTTCCCCCCATCAGGGATCACCTGGAGGGCAGGCTCAAAAAAGGGCCGCGGCGGTTCGACAGGCTGTGCCCGTACGACGAAACCCGGCCGGTCACAGAGTATGGCAGGCGCATGCGCACCTGGCCCGGGTTTGAAAACAGCCTCGGCGTCTATGACCACGTGATCCGGTACCTCCCCCGGGACTACGCCATCTTTGCCCGGATGCAGGCCGGGGACCAGTATCCGCAGGCCTACCGGCACGCCCTTGCCCTCTTCGATGAAAAGCTTGCGGCACTGCAGGCGAAGGGGCAGGCCCCGGCCGAGGGGAGCCATGAGTACACAAGTCTCCGGGATGCGACGGTCCCCCCGTATGATCCGGGTAAATTCCCGAACAAGTGGCGGAAGATGGAGGCTGACCAGCCCGCCAGGACCCTGATGGCGCACCTGGGCAAGGACAGCTATTCCCACATCCACTATGACAGCAGCCAGGCCCGGACCATCTCCGTGCGCGAGGCGGCCCGGCTGCAGTCCTTCCCGGATGGATTCAGATTCGTCGGCCCCATGAATCCCGGGTTCCGGCAGATCGGCAACGCCGTGCCCCCGCTCATGGCCAGGGCGCTGGCGGACGTCATGCTTTCAACCCTGCGAGGACACGGTGGCCGGTAA